A region of Dioscorea cayenensis subsp. rotundata cultivar TDr96_F1 chromosome 5, TDr96_F1_v2_PseudoChromosome.rev07_lg8_w22 25.fasta, whole genome shotgun sequence DNA encodes the following proteins:
- the LOC120262216 gene encoding uncharacterized protein LOC120262216, producing the protein MKKELLAIVYASDKFRPYLVHWKFEKVMKRYGVTHRVAIAYHPQTNGQVEVTNGELKLIIEKTVHQGRSDWLKWLDDALWAYRIAYKTSTGHTPYRLVYGKACHLLVELEHQAYRAIKLLNLNTQEMQRKRNFN; encoded by the exons ATGAAGAAAGAGCTTTTGGCTATTGTCTACGCCTCTGACAAGTTCAGACCCTACCTTGTCCATTGGAAG TTTGAAAAGGTGATGAAGAGATATGGAGTAACCCATCGCGTCGCCATTGCATATCACCCTCAAACCAATGGTCAAGTTGAAGTTACCAATGGGGAATTAAAACTCATTATTGAGAAGACAGTTCATCAGGGCAGGAGTGATTGGTTGAAATGGTTAGATGATGCTCTTTGGGCCTACCGAATAGCATATAAGACATCGACTGGGCATACTCCCTATCGTCTTGTCTATGGTAAAGCATGCCACCTACTTGTTGAACTAGAACATCAAGCATATAGGGCTATCAAGTTGTTGAATTTGAATACACAGGAAATGCAGAGGAAAAGGAATTTCAATTGA